Proteins from a single region of Sediminitomix flava:
- a CDS encoding glycosyltransferase family 2 protein — MKVSLIISTYNSPDSLACVLESIKNQITKPYEVIIADDGSNFETANLIQNFRKQNFTIKHCWQEDKGFRLAKIRNKAIAQAKGDYIIFIDGDIILHPSFIKDHKTWARKNFFLQGSRVLLSEEKSSTVKKEGLTPIHYFSKGIKNRLNTINSTLLAKIFTKKGLSFDKAKGCNMSFWKKDLQKVGGFNEKFIGWGKEDNELAIRLINNSVRGIKLNFAANTYHLYHPMNTNPNIEKNIQLLKETVNRKQNKIG; from the coding sequence ATGAAAGTTAGTTTAATTATCTCCACCTACAATTCTCCAGATTCTTTAGCTTGTGTTCTTGAAAGTATAAAAAATCAAATCACGAAGCCATATGAAGTAATTATTGCCGATGATGGCTCTAATTTTGAAACAGCAAATCTTATTCAAAACTTCAGAAAACAGAACTTTACAATTAAGCACTGTTGGCAAGAAGATAAAGGATTTCGATTAGCTAAAATTAGAAATAAAGCAATCGCACAAGCTAAAGGAGACTATATTATTTTCATTGATGGAGATATAATTTTGCACCCATCATTTATAAAAGACCATAAAACATGGGCCAGAAAGAACTTCTTTTTACAAGGTTCAAGGGTTCTTCTGTCAGAAGAAAAATCTAGTACTGTCAAAAAGGAAGGACTTACCCCAATACACTACTTTAGCAAAGGAATTAAGAATAGATTAAATACTATAAACTCAACCTTATTAGCTAAAATTTTCACTAAAAAAGGTCTCTCATTCGATAAAGCAAAAGGCTGTAATATGAGTTTCTGGAAGAAGGATTTACAAAAAGTTGGAGGCTTTAATGAAAAGTTTATTGGTTGGGGAAAAGAGGATAATGAATTAGCGATTAGACTTATCAATAACAGTGTTAGAGGTATTAAACTTAATTTCGCAGCAAATACATACCATTTGTATCACCCTATGAACACTAACCCTAACATTGAGAAAAACATCCAACTTTTAAAAGAAACAGTGAACAGAAAACAAAATAAGATTGGATAA
- a CDS encoding GT-D fold domain-containing protein: MTLKYLIKSFSEDTEYQNAELKIKSCEESLYYLKKRLDSSSRVFFSRFGDGEFLLMMGESTRNHIGSPAYKKELLEAFKIDNPDYLIAAPFHPPLEKSISKGVYEPFGANKKIESFISEEFNFNEKKVFENHFFFSTLTVFQPKKIKSFLDKYIRPKKKMFIGGVPKSSAEKLYGKIDIYVETPRKNAYSTIDDWWPSVEKNVKEVDLIITSAGAASNVVAKRLWNQGYNKHVLDLGSVIDAIDRKTSRTWIRLKGHSVFKLLDKKDRPEFSKTEKTKFLAKDIKFFLRKQFI; the protein is encoded by the coding sequence ATGACATTAAAATATCTAATTAAATCTTTTTCAGAAGATACTGAATATCAAAATGCAGAGTTGAAAATAAAGTCATGTGAGGAAAGTCTTTATTACCTAAAGAAACGTCTTGATAGCTCTTCTAGAGTGTTTTTTTCAAGATTTGGTGATGGGGAGTTTTTGTTAATGATGGGGGAAAGTACCCGTAACCATATTGGTAGTCCTGCATATAAAAAAGAACTTTTAGAGGCTTTTAAAATAGATAATCCTGATTATTTGATAGCAGCGCCTTTTCATCCTCCTTTAGAGAAAAGTATTTCTAAAGGGGTTTATGAACCATTTGGAGCTAATAAAAAGATTGAATCTTTCATATCAGAAGAATTCAATTTTAATGAAAAAAAAGTTTTTGAGAATCATTTTTTCTTCTCAACTCTTACAGTTTTTCAACCTAAAAAAATAAAGTCATTTTTAGATAAATATATCCGCCCTAAGAAGAAAATGTTCATTGGTGGAGTTCCTAAATCAAGTGCTGAAAAGTTGTATGGGAAAATTGATATTTATGTAGAAACACCAAGAAAAAATGCCTACTCTACAATAGATGATTGGTGGCCAAGTGTGGAGAAAAATGTAAAAGAAGTTGACTTAATTATTACATCAGCTGGAGCGGCTTCAAATGTTGTAGCTAAAAGATTGTGGAATCAAGGTTATAATAAACATGTATTGGATCTTGGCTCTGTGATAGATGCTATTGATAGAAAAACGTCAAGAACATGGATTAGATTAAAAGGTCACTCTGTGTTTAAGCTGTTAGATAAAAAAGATCGACCTGAGTTTTCAAAAACAGAGAAAACGAAGTTTTTAGCAAAAGACATTAAGTTCTTTTTAAGGAAACAGTTTATCTAG
- a CDS encoding segregation and condensation protein A: MSFEIKIPLFEGPFDLLLFFIQRDEIDIYDIPIYKITNDFMEYLSHLEQMNIEVASEFILMASTLMRIKAKMLLPRVEIDEEGNEIDPREELVKHLLEYKKYKSVIGVLEEWEGGMLNRIKRGNIPDELKEIEKLTDVEAELQDVTLYKLLRVYQGAMKRFMQEDDNPRRHEVVPYPYTLEGQKTNLLERLQVEEKIEFIDLIRKQYNKVAVVFNFLAVLELMSLNKVTVEIGEGYNNFWVKPYHGPDIF, translated from the coding sequence TTGAGTTTCGAAATAAAAATACCGCTTTTCGAAGGTCCCTTTGACCTATTGCTATTCTTCATTCAGAGAGATGAAATTGATATTTATGATATTCCGATCTATAAGATCACCAATGATTTTATGGAATATTTATCTCATCTCGAACAAATGAATATCGAAGTAGCGAGTGAGTTTATTCTGATGGCTTCTACGTTGATGAGAATCAAGGCAAAAATGTTATTACCAAGAGTAGAAATTGATGAGGAAGGAAATGAAATAGATCCTCGTGAAGAGCTTGTAAAACATCTACTCGAATATAAAAAATACAAATCTGTAATTGGTGTACTTGAAGAATGGGAAGGAGGAATGCTTAACCGAATTAAACGAGGTAACATTCCAGACGAATTGAAAGAAATAGAGAAGCTTACAGATGTTGAAGCAGAACTACAAGATGTAACTTTATATAAGCTTTTGAGAGTTTACCAAGGGGCGATGAAGAGGTTTATGCAAGAAGATGATAATCCTAGACGTCATGAAGTTGTTCCTTATCCATATACTCTTGAAGGGCAAAAAACTAATCTATTAGAACGTCTTCAAGTTGAAGAAAAGATCGAATTCATTGATCTAATCCGAAAACAATATAATAAGGTAGCAGTCGTATTTAATTTCTTGGCTGTCTTAGAATTGATGTCACTTAACAAAGTGACCGTTGAGATTGGAGAAGGTTATAACAACTTTTGGGTTAAGCCATATCACGGACCAGATATTTTTTAG
- a CDS encoding dipeptidase — MKAYIDEHKERFTEELFELLRIPSVSTDSSYRKDVEKAAEFLANQLTKAGADNVEICPTPGNPIVYGEKLIDSELPTVLVYGHYDVQPADPIDLWHTPPFEPEIRNGKIFARGASDDKGQMYMHVKAFETMMATDNLTCNVKFMLEGEEEIGSVNLTSFVQANKEKLEADVILVSDTGMIAKDIPSITVGLRGLSYMEVEVTGPNRDLHSGLYGGAVMNPINAITKMISSLTNEKGEITIPGFYDTVEEVSAADREAMAKAPFDLDAYKAALDIKDVFGEEGYSTNERASIRPSLDVNGIWGGYTEEGAKTVIPSKAYAKISMRLVPGQDWEVISELFAKHFESLAPAGTTVKVTAHHGGYPAVIPTDSEAYKAASNAYEESFGTTPIPVRSGGSIPIVPMFKDELGLDSIMMGFGLNEDAIHSPNESFEVELYHKGIETIALFYKYFAKK, encoded by the coding sequence ATGAAGGCATATATTGACGAACACAAAGAGCGTTTCACTGAAGAGTTATTTGAATTGCTTAGAATTCCATCTGTAAGTACAGACAGTTCATACAGAAAAGATGTAGAAAAAGCAGCTGAATTTTTAGCTAATCAATTAACGAAAGCTGGCGCTGATAATGTAGAAATTTGCCCAACTCCAGGTAACCCTATTGTATATGGAGAGAAACTAATTGATAGCGAACTTCCTACAGTTTTAGTTTATGGACATTATGATGTTCAACCTGCAGATCCAATAGATTTGTGGCACACACCTCCTTTTGAACCTGAAATCAGAAATGGAAAAATCTTCGCTAGAGGAGCTAGTGATGATAAAGGCCAAATGTACATGCATGTAAAAGCCTTCGAAACAATGATGGCTACAGATAACCTGACATGTAATGTGAAGTTTATGCTTGAAGGTGAAGAAGAGATTGGTTCAGTGAACTTGACGTCTTTTGTTCAAGCGAATAAGGAGAAGCTTGAAGCAGATGTGATTTTGGTATCTGATACTGGAATGATCGCAAAAGATATTCCTTCAATCACAGTTGGATTGAGAGGCTTAAGCTACATGGAAGTAGAAGTAACTGGTCCAAATCGTGATCTTCACTCAGGTCTTTATGGTGGTGCTGTAATGAACCCAATCAATGCGATCACGAAGATGATTTCTTCATTGACGAATGAGAAAGGTGAAATTACAATTCCAGGATTTTACGATACAGTAGAAGAAGTATCTGCGGCAGATCGTGAGGCTATGGCTAAAGCACCATTTGACTTAGATGCTTATAAAGCGGCACTCGATATCAAAGATGTATTTGGTGAGGAAGGTTATTCTACAAATGAAAGAGCTTCTATTCGTCCATCTTTAGATGTAAATGGTATTTGGGGTGGATACACTGAAGAAGGAGCTAAAACCGTAATTCCTTCAAAAGCTTATGCAAAAATCTCAATGCGTTTGGTACCAGGGCAAGATTGGGAAGTGATCTCAGAGCTATTTGCAAAACATTTTGAGTCTTTAGCACCGGCAGGAACTACAGTTAAAGTTACGGCTCATCACGGAGGTTACCCTGCAGTAATTCCTACAGATTCTGAAGCTTATAAAGCAGCAAGTAACGCTTATGAAGAGTCTTTCGGAACAACGCCAATTCCTGTACGTAGTGGTGGTAGTATCCCAATTGTACCAATGTTCAAAGATGAATTGGGCTTGGACTCAATCATGATGGGATTTGGTTTGAATGAAGATGCAATTCACTCACCAAATGAGAGCTTTGAAGTTGAGCTTTACCATAAAGGAATCGAGACTATCGCTTTATTTTACAAGTATTTTGCAAAAAAATAA
- a CDS encoding sterol desaturase family protein — protein MKRASTERINKPANDQLFDNKLLEYLTHTHAYVPISIFLVGSIGMIFYGVYENLISPISCLAAFISGWLLFTWVEYAAHRFVYHMPETTQFRKDLTYKFHGVHHDFPKDKSRLAMPPIVSTVLASLLFVMFTFLMGNWTYGFLPGFLTGYATYLLIHYIVHSYRPPKNFLRVLWVHHGIHHYKDPERAFGVSSTLWDHIYGTMPIQKK, from the coding sequence ATGAAAAGAGCTTCTACTGAAAGAATTAACAAACCAGCAAACGATCAGCTGTTTGACAATAAGTTACTCGAATATTTGACACACACGCATGCTTATGTTCCGATAAGTATTTTCTTAGTAGGTTCCATAGGAATGATTTTTTACGGTGTCTATGAAAATCTGATAAGTCCAATTTCTTGCCTAGCAGCATTTATTTCTGGATGGTTACTTTTCACTTGGGTCGAATATGCGGCACATCGTTTTGTGTATCATATGCCCGAGACCACACAATTCAGAAAAGACCTTACCTACAAGTTTCATGGTGTACATCATGATTTTCCAAAAGATAAAAGTCGATTAGCAATGCCTCCAATAGTGAGTACAGTCTTGGCTAGTTTACTCTTTGTGATGTTTACATTTTTGATGGGTAATTGGACCTATGGCTTCTTACCAGGTTTCTTGACAGGGTATGCTACTTATCTTCTAATTCACTACATAGTGCATAGTTATAGACCTCCAAAAAATTTCCTTAGAGTATTGTGGGTTCATCACGGCATTCATCATTACAAAGATCCAGAAAGGGCATTCGGAGTATCTTCAACCTTGTGGGATCATATTTACGGAACCATGCCTATTCAAAAGAAATAA
- the bshC gene encoding bacillithiol biosynthesis cysteine-adding enzyme BshC, with product MKTDIMEGCCIPFEKTGFFSNTFNAYINNDPSVKPFIHRSPSIENFPEQIKDKVFSKAQREVLVNSLKNQYEKYPSYTPQIERLLDENTFTVTTGHQLNIFTGPLYFIYKIVTVIEAAKELKAKYPQYNFVPVYWMASEDHDFEEISYFCIKDKKYVWENDQTGAVGRMNPKNIEAILDRFKDMPDFFKSAYQNAENLTEAVRAYTHYLFEKEGLICVDGDDVDLKASFKSVMKKDIFENLPHQWVEENNQKMEEAGFKTQIYARPINFFYLKGELRNRIEQIDEDTFQVVDTAIKFSKAEMEAEIENHPERFSPNVVLRPLYQEMILPNLSYTGGPAEVVYWFQLKELFDQMEVPFPILLPRNFALVITEDQQRKLAKTGFSLEELFQAEHLLKREFAERNTDYDLSFEAEHQMLFQAYDNLLAKANEVDVTLIGHIEAEKKRLEKKFAHTSHKFVKAEQRRQQESLQHLLNLKYELFPGGGLQERRENMLGFYLKDSSFVEKVHQTLKPFELSFQVISI from the coding sequence ATGAAGACAGATATTATGGAAGGTTGTTGTATTCCTTTTGAAAAAACAGGATTCTTCTCGAATACTTTTAACGCATATATCAATAATGACCCTTCGGTAAAACCTTTTATACACCGTAGCCCAAGTATTGAGAATTTTCCAGAGCAAATTAAAGATAAAGTCTTTTCAAAAGCACAACGCGAAGTATTGGTGAATTCTCTTAAGAACCAATACGAAAAATATCCTTCTTATACTCCCCAAATTGAGCGTTTATTAGATGAAAATACCTTTACGGTTACTACAGGTCATCAGCTTAATATATTTACGGGACCTCTTTATTTTATTTACAAGATTGTAACGGTTATTGAAGCGGCAAAAGAGCTGAAAGCAAAATATCCGCAATACAATTTTGTTCCTGTTTATTGGATGGCTTCAGAAGATCATGACTTTGAGGAAATCTCGTATTTCTGTATCAAAGACAAAAAATACGTTTGGGAAAATGATCAGACAGGTGCTGTAGGAAGAATGAATCCTAAAAATATTGAGGCGATTTTAGATCGTTTCAAGGATATGCCTGACTTCTTTAAATCAGCTTATCAGAATGCTGAAAATTTGACAGAGGCTGTTCGTGCATACACACATTACCTTTTTGAGAAGGAAGGACTGATCTGTGTAGATGGAGATGACGTAGACTTGAAAGCAAGTTTTAAGTCAGTCATGAAAAAGGATATTTTCGAAAATTTACCGCATCAGTGGGTCGAGGAAAATAATCAGAAAATGGAAGAGGCAGGGTTTAAAACACAAATTTATGCCCGCCCGATAAACTTCTTCTATTTAAAAGGTGAATTGCGTAATCGTATTGAACAAATTGATGAAGATACTTTCCAAGTAGTTGATACGGCTATCAAATTCTCTAAAGCTGAAATGGAAGCTGAGATTGAAAATCACCCAGAACGCTTCAGTCCAAATGTGGTACTTCGTCCGTTGTATCAAGAAATGATTTTGCCAAACCTTTCTTATACAGGAGGACCTGCAGAAGTTGTATATTGGTTCCAATTGAAAGAACTATTTGACCAAATGGAAGTTCCTTTCCCAATTCTACTTCCTAGAAATTTTGCTTTAGTAATTACTGAAGATCAGCAAAGAAAGCTAGCTAAGACAGGCTTTAGTTTAGAAGAGCTTTTCCAAGCAGAGCATTTACTAAAAAGAGAATTTGCTGAGCGAAATACAGATTATGATTTGTCTTTTGAAGCAGAACATCAGATGCTATTCCAAGCTTATGACAATCTACTAGCCAAGGCAAATGAAGTAGATGTGACATTAATAGGTCATATTGAAGCAGAAAAGAAAAGACTAGAGAAGAAATTTGCACACACTTCTCACAAATTTGTAAAAGCAGAACAGCGAAGACAGCAAGAAAGCTTACAACATTTGCTTAATCTGAAATATGAACTTTTCCCTGGCGGTGGATTGCAAGAGCGAAGAGAAAATATGTTAGGATTTTACTTAAAAGATTCAAGTTTCGTGGAGAAGGTTCATCAAACGCTGAAACCATTCGAGTTGAGCTTCCAAGTGATTTCAATCTAG